A genomic window from Shewanella vesiculosa includes:
- the gpM gene encoding phage terminase small subunit, translating into MGGARILAFKENRRAQKQLEKVSQTGSGQYAPSLHLQLIELEADLTRLKAFARRSDKVSHKRDVLLPKWLPITTDYLTKLDAKPKDKVDDHPIFAYCIVWLFDVGELGRAIELAFRAIELDQPMAGSIRRQWAGFIADTVFDWAEVQAENGNSIEPYFSMVFKRVVNDWKLPEPVTAKFYKFAGLALLRTTNGDIKPTQVGDISRLQQADALLEKAASLHKHAQVKTVRNKIDMRIRALEAYGSQESGSQEQGQ; encoded by the coding sequence ATCGGCGGCGCCAGAATCCTCGCATTCAAAGAAAACCGCCGCGCCCAAAAACAACTCGAAAAAGTAAGCCAAACAGGTAGCGGCCAATACGCCCCAAGCCTGCACTTACAGCTGATCGAACTTGAAGCAGATTTAACACGGCTAAAAGCCTTTGCAAGACGCAGCGACAAGGTAAGCCATAAACGTGATGTGTTGTTACCAAAGTGGCTACCCATTACCACTGATTATTTAACCAAGCTTGATGCTAAACCAAAGGACAAAGTTGATGATCATCCTATTTTTGCTTACTGCATTGTGTGGCTGTTTGATGTTGGTGAGCTTGGCCGAGCTATTGAACTGGCGTTTCGCGCTATCGAACTTGATCAACCTATGGCGGGAAGCATTCGCCGTCAGTGGGCTGGCTTTATTGCCGACACGGTATTTGATTGGGCAGAAGTGCAAGCAGAAAACGGCAACAGTATTGAACCGTATTTCAGCATGGTGTTTAAGCGCGTGGTTAACGATTGGAAACTGCCAGAACCGGTTACCGCTAAGTTTTACAAATTCGCGGGGCTGGCATTACTACGCACAACTAACGGCGACATTAAACCGACACAGGTTGGCGACATTAGCCGCTTGCAACAAGCAGATGCGTTACTCGAAAAAGCGGCCAGTTTGCACAAGCATGCCCAGGTGAAAACAGTAAGAAACAAAATTGATATGCGAATACGTGCGTTAGAGGCTTATGGGTCACAAGAAAGTGGCTCACAAGAACAAGGCCAATAA
- a CDS encoding phage major capsid protein, P2 family, translated as MNLTPIALACLLAYSTNMATGYQTPDVSKQFSVTGPMETKLRAAILDSVEFLKLITMMDVDQIKGQVVSVGNTGIATGRKSGGRFTSGQDVNGNTYELVETDSCAFVDWGTLAVWANAGSERQFMKLMSENATMRFALDILRIGFNGTSAAIDTDPVANPLGQDVNKGWHQLVKEKAPDQVMTDPIYFNPDATGVLKDGEYKTLDAIVTEVKNTLIPEQFRNDPRLVVLVGSDLTATAQTKLMNQADKPTERVAAQMMDKSIGGLKAYTPPFFPGKRLVVTLLSNLHCYTQKGTRSRKSENVEDRKRWEDKYWRFEGYAVDEMQAYGAIDEAAMNIGAAPAA; from the coding sequence ATGAATTTAACACCAATTGCACTAGCCTGTTTGCTTGCATACAGCACCAACATGGCCACCGGATATCAAACACCAGACGTGAGTAAGCAATTTAGCGTTACTGGCCCAATGGAAACCAAACTTCGCGCCGCCATTCTTGATTCAGTCGAGTTTTTAAAACTGATCACCATGATGGACGTTGACCAAATTAAAGGTCAAGTGGTTAGCGTAGGTAATACAGGCATTGCCACAGGGCGTAAGTCTGGTGGTCGATTTACTTCAGGACAAGATGTTAACGGTAATACCTATGAACTGGTCGAAACTGACTCTTGTGCCTTTGTTGATTGGGGCACATTAGCAGTATGGGCCAACGCAGGCAGTGAACGTCAATTCATGAAACTAATGAGTGAAAACGCCACTATGCGTTTTGCCCTCGACATTTTACGCATTGGCTTTAATGGTACTTCTGCCGCAATAGACACAGATCCTGTTGCCAACCCGCTTGGTCAAGACGTTAACAAAGGCTGGCATCAGTTAGTAAAAGAGAAAGCGCCTGATCAGGTAATGACTGACCCGATTTACTTTAACCCTGATGCAACAGGTGTTTTGAAAGACGGTGAATACAAAACATTAGACGCCATTGTTACCGAAGTTAAGAACACCTTGATCCCTGAACAATTCCGCAACGACCCACGCTTGGTTGTATTGGTTGGCAGTGACTTAACCGCAACCGCTCAGACTAAGTTGATGAACCAAGCAGACAAGCCAACCGAACGTGTTGCCGCGCAAATGATGGATAAATCCATTGGTGGTTTAAAGGCATACACACCACCGTTCTTCCCAGGTAAACGCCTAGTGGTGACATTGCTTTCTAACTTGCATTGCTACACCCAAAAAGGCACCCGCTCGCGCAAGTCTGAAAACGTAGAAGACCGTAAGCGCTGGGAAGACAAGTATTGGCGCTTTGAAGGGTATGCAGTTGATGAAATGCAGGCATACGGTGCAATCGATGAAGCTGCAATGAATATTGGCGCAGCCCCAGCGGCTTAA
- a CDS encoding GPO family capsid scaffolding protein: MSKQTGWVIAATEGATVDGRTITKQWIEDMAAQYSVDEYTAMIWPEHFRSSWGPFEGKNWGSVDEVKASTKDGKLRLYVKLTANDYLLEANKDSQKLFMSIEPNIDYKGTGKAYLSGIAVTDSPASTGTTRLKFSAGDNHHDHEYSQLEELQQSDFITEQATPTEQGLFAMLRNYFNKPNAATDPTEEPAMDKAQFDALMGKFETFDTKLTELETKVDTFGKKPEATGTEKSEIDTTTATDKTDAPGVSAEQFSKVETLLTGLTEKLGAMETKFNALSKETAGQEPDPAGLGESYSVV, from the coding sequence ATGAGCAAGCAAACTGGGTGGGTTATCGCAGCAACCGAAGGCGCAACAGTCGACGGTCGCACTATCACCAAACAGTGGATTGAAGACATGGCCGCACAATATTCAGTGGATGAATACACCGCCATGATTTGGCCGGAACACTTCCGTTCATCATGGGGCCCGTTTGAGGGTAAAAACTGGGGCTCAGTGGATGAAGTCAAAGCCTCAACTAAAGACGGCAAACTGCGTTTATATGTCAAGTTAACCGCCAACGATTACTTGCTTGAAGCCAACAAAGACAGCCAAAAGCTATTTATGTCGATCGAGCCAAACATTGATTACAAAGGAACGGGCAAAGCCTATTTATCGGGTATTGCCGTTACCGACTCGCCTGCATCAACGGGTACAACCCGCCTTAAGTTTTCAGCCGGTGACAATCACCACGACCACGAATACAGCCAATTAGAAGAGTTACAGCAAAGTGACTTCATTACGGAACAAGCAACGCCTACGGAACAGGGCTTGTTTGCCATGCTACGCAATTACTTTAATAAGCCAAACGCGGCAACCGACCCAACCGAGGAACCAGCAATGGACAAAGCACAATTTGACGCCCTAATGGGCAAGTTTGAAACCTTTGACACCAAGCTAACAGAGCTTGAAACCAAAGTTGACACCTTTGGCAAAAAGCCAGAAGCAACTGGTACCGAAAAAAGTGAAATTGATACCACCACAGCGACTGATAAAACAGACGCGCCAGGTGTTAGTGCTGAACAGTTCAGCAAAGTTGAAACCCTATTAACCGGACTAACAGAAAAGCTCGGTGCAATGGAAACCAAGTTCAATGCGCTAAGCAAAGAAACTGCAGGCCAAGAGCCTGATCCAGCAGGTCTAGGCGAATCTTACTCAGTGGTTTAA
- a CDS encoding phage portal protein produces the protein MDNATLTAANDDTTDATEQPSSNAPVVFSLPEQVMPNMWLTDYDSLYYNSSDEYWEPPIDRHLLANLVRRNAQHGGIVQSRANMAASRFVSGGMSAQEVGATFLNCVQFGDVALVKIRNGFGQTVRLFPLPSYRTRVAKDGGAVVLERDQQFKRYKAKDIIWVRQYDPVQQVYGCPDYLGGLQAALLNEDATLFRRKYYINGAHMGFIMYATDPNLDPNVEKDIKEKIQDSKGVGNFRSLFVNIPNGKEKGLQIIPVGNFESKDEFMNVKNVSAQDVLNAHRFPPGLAGIIPANTAGLGDPEKYDGVYFKNETKPLINNLVDAVARDPEVGGKLKLVFDLSGA, from the coding sequence ATGGACAATGCAACACTAACTGCCGCGAACGACGACACGACTGACGCCACTGAGCAACCGAGCAGTAATGCACCTGTGGTGTTTAGTTTGCCCGAACAAGTGATGCCTAATATGTGGCTTACCGATTACGACTCGTTGTATTACAACTCAAGCGATGAATATTGGGAACCGCCCATTGATAGGCATTTGCTGGCTAACCTTGTTCGCCGTAATGCGCAACACGGCGGCATAGTGCAAAGCCGCGCCAATATGGCCGCATCGCGTTTTGTGTCTGGCGGCATGAGTGCCCAAGAAGTAGGTGCAACGTTTTTAAATTGTGTGCAGTTTGGTGATGTGGCGTTAGTGAAGATCCGCAACGGTTTTGGGCAAACGGTGCGTTTATTCCCATTACCCAGTTATCGAACTCGCGTGGCTAAAGATGGTGGCGCGGTGGTGTTAGAACGTGATCAGCAGTTTAAGCGCTATAAAGCTAAAGACATTATTTGGGTGCGCCAATATGACCCAGTACAGCAAGTATATGGTTGCCCCGATTATCTAGGCGGTTTACAGGCGGCCTTATTAAATGAAGATGCCACGTTATTTAGACGTAAATATTACATTAACGGTGCACACATGGGTTTCATTATGTATGCGACCGACCCGAACCTAGACCCCAATGTTGAAAAAGACATTAAAGAGAAAATTCAGGACTCAAAGGGCGTGGGTAACTTCCGTTCGCTGTTTGTGAATATTCCCAACGGAAAAGAAAAAGGCTTACAGATTATCCCTGTGGGTAATTTTGAATCTAAAGACGAGTTTATGAACGTTAAAAATGTGTCGGCTCAAGACGTGTTAAACGCGCACCGTTTTCCACCTGGACTCGCTGGCATTATTCCGGCTAATACTGCAGGCCTTGGCGACCCTGAAAAATATGACGGGGTGTATTTTAAAAATGAGACTAAGCCGTTGATCAACAACTTGGTTGATGCGGTAGCCCGTGACCCAGAAGTTGGCGGCAAGTTAAAGCTGGTTTTTGATCTATCAGGCGCTTAG
- a CDS encoding type II toxin-antitoxin system RelE/ParE family toxin, whose amino-acid sequence MNNALEILYTKEFKADVKVAINWKSKMINLAESRDLIIGLIRDFDNQLKLFPESGKKIEFVPIGIHYLELLKGDYRTVYKVDKDSNGKLTIHLLMFCHQRMDYQTLMRQRNMMKIMSK is encoded by the coding sequence ATGAACAATGCGCTAGAAATACTGTACACCAAAGAGTTTAAAGCAGATGTAAAAGTTGCAATAAACTGGAAATCAAAAATGATTAACTTGGCCGAATCAAGAGATTTGATTATCGGGTTGATTAGAGATTTTGATAACCAACTAAAGCTATTTCCTGAGTCAGGGAAGAAGATAGAATTTGTACCAATTGGTATACATTATCTAGAGCTGCTAAAAGGTGATTATCGAACCGTCTACAAAGTAGATAAAGATAGTAATGGTAAGTTAACCATTCACTTACTTATGTTCTGCCATCAACGAATGGATTACCAAACGCTGATGCGCCAAAGAAACATGATGAAAATCATGAGTAAGTAA
- a CDS encoding type II toxin-antitoxin system Phd/YefM family antitoxin — MNITSQSKVKPISYMKANAARLREELGFEPMFVTQNGEETLVVQTAEAFHLMQEQLAFMQLVIDSENSIKAGNVMTLDEMLSDL, encoded by the coding sequence ATGAATATAACTTCACAATCAAAAGTAAAACCAATCAGTTACATGAAAGCGAATGCTGCAAGATTAAGAGAAGAGTTAGGCTTTGAACCGATGTTTGTCACCCAAAATGGTGAAGAAACGTTAGTTGTTCAAACTGCTGAAGCATTTCATTTAATGCAAGAGCAATTAGCATTCATGCAATTGGTTATCGATAGCGAAAACAGCATCAAAGCAGGAAATGTAATGACCTTAGATGAGATGCTGTCCGACTTATAA
- a CDS encoding ogr/Delta-like zinc finger family protein, producing MRVLCTCGKKAIIGKTDRLSLAHANLYCSCSDPECGHTFVANVSFSHTLSPSAKTSSQLVKQLVNAMSPENRKQLQQELRLF from the coding sequence ATGCGGGTGTTATGTACGTGCGGCAAAAAAGCCATTATTGGCAAAACAGACAGATTGAGTCTGGCACATGCTAATTTGTATTGTTCATGCTCTGACCCAGAGTGTGGCCATACATTCGTAGCGAACGTATCGTTTAGCCACACTCTGAGCCCAAGCGCAAAAACATCGAGCCAGTTAGTTAAACAGTTGGTTAATGCGATGTCTCCGGAAAACCGCAAACAGCTACAGCAAGAGTTAAGATTATTTTAA
- a CDS encoding PapB/FocB family fimbrial expression transcriptional regulator: MKTLVQGCESAEQFGILLKMTRIESEAKQNALRAYLVDGLPAKRAYARFGVTQQHFSNALARLNKAADLAMQYSNNHKISENHTS; encoded by the coding sequence ATGAAAACACTCGTTCAAGGTTGTGAAAGTGCCGAGCAATTCGGAATATTACTCAAGATGACTCGTATTGAAAGTGAAGCAAAGCAAAATGCATTACGGGCCTATTTGGTTGATGGCCTGCCAGCAAAAAGAGCCTATGCCCGTTTTGGTGTCACCCAGCAGCATTTTAGCAATGCATTAGCCAGGTTAAACAAAGCCGCTGACTTAGCCATGCAGTACAGCAATAACCATAAAATAAGCGAAAATCACACTAGTTAA
- a CDS encoding replication endonuclease, with translation MNLEDLTRKAGVNTSAFFTTFHAKADLAWSAKLVADLPDHVAVTLFGQYCYKRRALNNGRSPNIWLRKRVETLTAMVNQFPIPIFHINTEDRRQAIATEWADRCTGVLNNMTDYGNKQVDALELLLAVKEPADQWGFCPVLPNFKGYAQNKHDGYFDSDSCMYDKIAGAIARLTDENWWLRKLNKTHRRYEEHTAIVVGKVRSGVSPYVSNHAFKEWQQRKQAAKLWLNEMQVVNDEYGLELSLADAVAASVANPEVRRAELMMRMRGFEDLATEQGYVGEFYTWTAPSRYHSWKKSIKGPTYSNKKYDGANPSDTQAYLCSQWAKCRAKFAREDIEVFGFRVVEPHHDGTPHWHLLLFFKPEQLRYARSIMRSYALEHDKHDLAPAKGKKSLRHQGYKPRFDFKTIDPDKGSATGYIAKYIAKNIDGYQVDDDFEAETNGKHGAQNVAAWSSTWSIRQFQQIGGPSITVWRELRRLREAIDFDDVVERARCAADGNSSENWKRYVDVMGGLYCKRADRPVQLAKSIQDNTNVYGEEVSKIMGVMSQENHTTINTRLEGWEIRKPQADMYVPTSDERAFDVAFDLSVDLDSKSGDSRAPWSSDNNCTDSIKTSKKIAKGDQLLIQEGRKLGLDNEDLKRLRAGSIINSVVNGHDQYISLRQGMLFVSRRPPNSHQAHSDWDDPALNSQFEAFTRASINANKQVLNAQAWRVVDKQLDVDVWLQDMSPDMAKLALEQLQHVVDLNKSERYADKYVEPSKENTTFTRDHKPDLSNWLNKAVPESHQHPSINSTCSACKCDITTQPQIVGMCMSCHDISAFIYA, from the coding sequence ATGAATCTGGAAGACCTAACCCGTAAAGCTGGCGTTAATACGTCGGCTTTTTTTACCACCTTTCACGCCAAAGCAGATCTTGCATGGTCGGCCAAACTGGTTGCCGACTTGCCAGATCATGTGGCCGTGACGTTATTCGGCCAATATTGCTATAAACGCCGCGCCTTAAACAATGGCCGTAGCCCAAACATTTGGTTGCGTAAACGCGTTGAAACATTAACCGCCATGGTTAATCAATTTCCCATCCCTATATTTCACATCAATACAGAAGACCGCCGTCAAGCTATTGCCACCGAGTGGGCAGACCGTTGCACGGGTGTATTAAATAACATGACCGACTATGGCAATAAACAGGTTGATGCACTTGAGCTGTTACTTGCAGTGAAAGAGCCTGCAGATCAGTGGGGCTTTTGTCCCGTACTGCCAAACTTTAAAGGTTATGCACAAAATAAGCATGACGGCTATTTTGACAGTGATAGCTGCATGTACGACAAAATAGCAGGTGCTATTGCCAGGTTAACAGACGAAAATTGGTGGCTACGTAAATTAAATAAAACCCACAGAAGATATGAGGAACATACCGCTATTGTTGTAGGTAAAGTGCGCAGCGGTGTTTCACCTTATGTCAGCAATCACGCTTTTAAAGAATGGCAACAACGTAAGCAAGCAGCAAAGTTGTGGCTAAATGAAATGCAAGTGGTCAATGACGAATACGGCCTTGAGTTATCACTAGCCGATGCGGTTGCTGCATCAGTTGCCAACCCTGAAGTACGCCGAGCTGAATTAATGATGCGTATGCGCGGGTTTGAAGATCTAGCGACTGAGCAAGGTTATGTTGGTGAGTTTTACACATGGACAGCACCAAGTAGATATCACAGTTGGAAAAAAAGTATTAAAGGGCCAACGTATTCTAATAAAAAATACGATGGTGCTAACCCTTCAGACACTCAAGCCTATTTATGTAGTCAGTGGGCTAAATGCCGTGCCAAATTTGCTCGTGAAGATATTGAAGTATTCGGCTTTCGTGTAGTTGAACCCCATCATGACGGCACCCCGCACTGGCATTTATTACTGTTTTTTAAACCAGAACAACTTCGTTATGCCCGTTCAATTATGCGCAGTTACGCATTAGAACATGACAAACACGACCTTGCGCCAGCAAAAGGTAAAAAGAGCTTACGCCACCAAGGGTATAAACCTCGTTTCGATTTTAAAACTATTGATCCCGATAAGGGGAGCGCTACCGGCTACATTGCCAAATACATCGCTAAAAACATCGATGGCTATCAGGTTGACGATGACTTTGAGGCCGAAACCAATGGTAAACATGGTGCCCAAAATGTTGCGGCGTGGTCTAGCACTTGGAGTATTCGTCAGTTTCAGCAAATTGGTGGCCCATCGATTACGGTATGGCGTGAACTGCGTCGTTTACGTGAGGCCATTGATTTTGACGATGTGGTTGAGCGTGCAAGATGTGCAGCTGATGGTAATTCATCTGAAAATTGGAAACGTTACGTTGATGTCATGGGCGGGCTTTATTGCAAACGTGCTGACAGACCTGTGCAACTAGCCAAGTCTATTCAGGACAACACAAACGTTTATGGTGAAGAAGTATCAAAAATCATGGGCGTAATGTCACAGGAAAACCACACCACTATTAATACCAGGTTAGAGGGTTGGGAAATCCGCAAGCCGCAGGCCGATATGTACGTGCCAACATCAGACGAACGCGCTTTTGATGTGGCTTTTGATTTGTCTGTTGATCTTGATTCTAAAAGCGGCGACAGCCGCGCACCTTGGAGTTCTGACAATAACTGTACGGACTCGATCAAAACTAGCAAAAAGATCGCCAAAGGTGATCAGTTGTTAATACAAGAGGGCAGAAAGTTAGGGTTAGACAACGAGGATCTTAAACGCCTACGTGCGGGGTCCATTATTAACTCTGTTGTAAATGGTCATGACCAATATATTTCATTACGTCAGGGCATGTTGTTTGTTAGTCGCAGGCCACCAAATAGCCATCAGGCCCATAGTGATTGGGATGATCCTGCACTTAATTCACAATTTGAGGCATTTACCCGAGCCAGCATCAATGCCAACAAACAAGTATTGAACGCCCAAGCGTGGAGAGTCGTCGACAAGCAGTTAGACGTTGATGTCTGGTTGCAAGATATGTCGCCAGACATGGCAAAGCTAGCACTCGAGCAACTTCAGCATGTGGTTGACCTGAATAAGAGTGAAAGGTATGCCGACAAATATGTCGAGCCTTCAAAAGAAAACACCACGTTTACCAGAGACCATAAACCAGACCTTTCAAACTGGTTAAATAAAGCGGTACCGGAATCGCATCAGCATCCAAGTATTAACAGTACGTGTTCAGCTTGTAAGTGTGACATTACAACACAGCCACAAATCGTTGGTATGTGCATGAGCTGTCATGACATATCAGCATTTATTTACGCTTAA
- a CDS encoding DNA methyltransferase — MAKLLYLKRKKSWAELDRGVNYLTTEFGQHDVIITNPPFSLTCEFLTKSLSELAPNGTLAYLQRVNFLGSKIRVPFWAEIGFPQKMPIIIPRPRFVGGGSDSCEYSWFIWDNGNRFQNIPQGFSHIISADLVKSPKIKKVA, encoded by the coding sequence ATGGCAAAGTTGCTTTACCTGAAGCGCAAAAAAAGTTGGGCTGAACTTGATCGCGGGGTTAACTATTTAACCACCGAATTTGGTCAGCACGATGTAATTATCACCAATCCACCGTTTTCACTTACTTGCGAGTTTTTAACAAAGTCACTTAGTGAATTAGCACCAAATGGCACTTTGGCCTATTTACAGCGGGTTAACTTTTTAGGCAGCAAAATACGGGTGCCGTTTTGGGCTGAAATTGGCTTTCCTCAAAAAATGCCAATTATTATCCCACGCCCACGCTTTGTAGGTGGTGGCAGTGACTCATGTGAATACAGTTGGTTCATTTGGGACAACGGTAATCGCTTCCAAAATATCCCTCAAGGTTTTAGCCATATCATTAGTGCGGATCTTGTTAAGTCACCAAAAATTAAAAAGGTCGCTTAA
- a CDS encoding phage regulatory CII family protein, with translation MYTQLSSTQFASQPHVVGAMRQFANDEVMKNIADTAGLKSRQMLRNKLLPEQPHQLTVHELVAITRASKNRCLIDGVLLDLNCMPSVCTDDFATADKMTLTDRALDINANAAQLGALALDAKAQRRVTARMRNETIRRASYVMTELAIFMHDVEQKFQAIPVLSVAFDAVQTMPTPGFM, from the coding sequence ATGTATACACAATTGAGCAGTACACAGTTTGCATCACAGCCACACGTTGTTGGCGCAATGCGTCAGTTTGCCAATGATGAAGTGATGAAAAATATCGCTGATACAGCAGGACTGAAAAGCAGGCAGATGTTGCGCAACAAGCTGTTACCTGAACAACCACATCAGCTGACAGTACATGAGTTAGTTGCCATCACTAGAGCAAGCAAAAACCGTTGCTTAATTGATGGGGTGTTACTTGATTTGAACTGTATGCCGTCTGTTTGTACCGACGATTTTGCAACTGCAGACAAGATGACGTTAACAGATAGAGCGCTCGATATTAATGCGAACGCGGCGCAACTTGGAGCTCTCGCATTAGATGCAAAAGCACAGCGCAGAGTAACCGCCAGAATGCGCAACGAAACGATAAGACGTGCGAGTTATGTGATGACCGAGTTAGCCATTTTCATGCATGACGTTGAACAAAAATTTCAAGCAATACCTGTGTTATCGGTGGCGTTTGATGCAGTACAAACCATGCCCACACCGGGCTTTATGTAG
- a CDS encoding DNA-binding protein: MNTFAVQIAAPYVSFEEYARLSGIPLATVRHLVREGRLPIRPKNKPQEKPFINMLALIKEADSQAFISR; encoded by the coding sequence ATGAACACTTTTGCAGTTCAAATTGCAGCACCCTATGTTTCATTTGAAGAGTACGCCCGCTTGAGTGGCATCCCCTTAGCGACAGTGCGCCATCTAGTGCGTGAAGGTCGCCTTCCAATTCGTCCCAAAAACAAGCCGCAAGAAAAGCCTTTTATCAATATGTTGGCGCTGATTAAAGAAGCCGACTCACAAGCCTTTATCAGTCGATAG
- a CDS encoding helix-turn-helix domain-containing protein produces MRSRVELGDLIGVSSATLSTWTTRETTPHELLIRIHLLTGWPMEYLCFGTGDLTKLKGDTDQHFSEKANNVAPPTLSYERGVLQVYTIDNGHLAPYEKIEATVNLLQYCKVRGNENDIVVKDGWDLLFINSRENQVNQGRYLFKVNQTHQLGMMKLYPDGKIYLLEEEERYLVDETVTQIVGKVAATLKQTPISLIRPRGYKART; encoded by the coding sequence GTGCGAAGCAGAGTAGAATTAGGTGACTTAATCGGAGTCAGTTCTGCAACTCTTTCAACATGGACGACTCGTGAAACCACACCGCATGAATTGTTGATTCGCATTCATTTGTTAACCGGTTGGCCGATGGAATATTTGTGCTTTGGCACGGGTGACTTAACCAAATTAAAAGGTGATACCGACCAACACTTTTCCGAAAAAGCTAATAATGTGGCACCGCCAACACTCAGCTATGAGCGCGGTGTGTTACAGGTTTACACCATCGATAACGGCCATTTAGCACCATACGAAAAAATAGAAGCCACAGTTAATTTATTGCAATACTGCAAAGTGCGCGGGAATGAAAACGACATAGTGGTAAAAGATGGTTGGGATTTGTTGTTTATTAATTCACGCGAAAATCAAGTTAATCAAGGTCGATATTTATTTAAGGTTAACCAAACCCATCAGCTAGGCATGATGAAGTTATACCCTGATGGTAAAATCTATCTATTAGAGGAAGAAGAACGTTATCTGGTAGATGAGACGGTAACTCAAATTGTGGGCAAAGTGGCAGCTACTTTAAAGCAAACCCCAATTAGCTTAATACGACCTAGAGGCTATAAGGCCAGAACGTAA
- a CDS encoding FRG domain-containing protein, with product MASEITNLADILSLIFSESDPEKSYWYRGHSKTSYRLLPSVFRPTEAGKYFNEAKLISEFLRIHPEAKTQHSSTIELLTYAQHYGLPTRLLDWTENLLVALYFCCVENINENGSLYTLQVERDNSHNINFYEKIATSSSVSEVCNKIIEYLNNANSRTDKTLRNIIKLNGHDLNYYSETDGFEIFCNLNKMVRDKEKFLIDSPYDYNPLLYGVCTYTPPIINHRLKAQKGCFTIHGGKIISGNEVINVLDIKECVAMHEHRSSNFVQILNNNFNEYIIPSSAKGKILSELSNCGINKASLFPELEHQVNSLKEKFFD from the coding sequence ATGGCCTCAGAGATAACAAATTTAGCTGATATTTTATCGCTTATATTTTCTGAATCTGATCCTGAAAAAAGTTATTGGTATAGAGGACATAGTAAAACCAGCTACCGATTACTCCCGTCAGTATTCAGGCCCACGGAAGCAGGAAAGTATTTTAATGAAGCAAAACTAATAAGTGAGTTTTTGAGAATACACCCTGAAGCTAAAACTCAACATTCTTCAACTATAGAGTTGCTTACCTATGCGCAACATTATGGTTTACCAACTAGACTATTAGATTGGACAGAAAATTTATTAGTAGCATTATATTTTTGCTGCGTTGAAAATATTAACGAGAATGGTAGTTTATACACATTGCAGGTAGAAAGAGACAATAGCCATAACATTAATTTTTATGAAAAAATAGCCACATCATCATCTGTGAGCGAAGTTTGCAATAAAATTATAGAGTATTTAAACAATGCAAACTCTAGAACAGATAAAACACTAAGAAATATAATAAAATTAAATGGTCACGATTTAAATTATTATTCTGAAACAGATGGTTTTGAAATTTTCTGTAATTTGAATAAAATGGTTAGGGACAAAGAAAAATTTCTTATTGATTCTCCATACGATTACAACCCTTTATTGTATGGTGTTTGCACTTATACGCCACCAATTATTAATCATCGGTTAAAAGCTCAAAAAGGATGTTTCACTATTCACGGTGGAAAAATCATATCTGGCAATGAAGTTATAAATGTATTAGATATAAAAGAATGCGTAGCGATGCATGAACATCGCAGTTCTAATTTTGTACAAATACTCAATAACAACTTTAATGAATACATTATTCCATCCTCTGCAAAAGGTAAGATCTTAAGTGAATTATCAAACTGCGGTATAAATAAAGCAAGTTTGTTTCCAGAATTAGAGCATCAAGTTAATTCACTCAAAGAAAAGTTTTTTGATTAG